GACAAAGTCACCGCAGACGTCTTTGTAGTCGACGTTGATGCCCACGTACACACACATACACTCACCCATATGATCCACATTTCATCTTCagctactctctctctctctctctctctctctctctctctttctccctCAAAATTGATTTATAATTTCTCATTTGAAGTGTATCTACCCTTATATATTCCTTCGCCGCTATTTTTGAATTAATTAGGAATTTTTGGGTAGATTAGTGGCTAAACTTAGATATGCATTGTCTACGCTCTTGCTTGGCACACTTCTTCCAGATACGCAATTCTTATTCGCAATGTGTTGTGTGCAGGTCTATGGCGAGGAGGATTAGTCATCTAGGACACCTCTGCTGCTTTGTTGATCTATCTGTTTGTGGTGCCCTTTATGTGTCCATCTCCAGATCTCAAGAGTCTTTTCCTGCACATTTTCTCGTTCAACCCTAGATCCTCATCCCTAAAGTCAACGATTAACTTGTGATAATCATGCCGTACACTTTAGATAATTCATGTGGACAAGTCATGTAGCTGTGCTTTTGAGCTTTAGGTGATGTTTTGTAGTACAAAGTACACTAATCTACTGTTGAGCTAATTAGCCAATAAGCAAGTTAGTTTAAATTTAGATGGTTATTTAGTTTACCTTCTTTTACATTGCATACAGTTGCAAGTAGCCCAGTAGCAAAGCTGCTGGCTTTTAGTTCACTTATTTTTTTCCACGTGGTTTACAACTACCTCCTTAAAATAGTTATCTTTAGGTTAGCTTTATAATTTTTACAAATTATATTTGTTTATCTCGATCTAGATTATCCAATTCTTTCTTAAACGTCAACTTcactctatatgaagaacatccCATTTTCTTTGGCAATAATTCCTTTTAGTTATCAATTTCTAATTTTAATTCTGGATGCTTCCGCCATGCAAAAGAACTAGGTATGCAAAGTTGTATCTTATGTAATACTACAAATAACACGATTTATTTTCTCGGATTTCAAATGTATAGATGAATTGTTTTTCAACTGATCGGTTATCCATCATCTATACCAGCTACCACACACGATCCCATAGGAATGATTTCATCGCCCTAAGAAGTAGAACGCGCTATCACCTACAGCCCTTTCCTCTGCCGGAACTTTTACAAAATGAAAACGGGTGACATCATCGTGTGCTCGACATTAGTTGCCCTGGTGTATATCCTAGAGTACTCCTATGGCCGATCTGTCACCCATACACGAAGGCCTTAACAATTCCAGATCTTAAGGGTGTACCAACACATTGTTTTGATGCTCCCTGTAAATTTCTCCATACCTCCTTCCACATGCTTTTAACAAGCATTTTCACTTCAAAGATGAATCTTCTTGGATTGATCAAGCAAACACATGCTTCAGTTTAGATGGTCTTTCTAGCATTGTCATGTAGTTAGCTAGGCATGCATGTTTGAGACTTTCCAAATTTTTTCATATGATGTCTTTGTCATGTGTATCCATTAGGAAGAATTGAGTATATTGATTATCATCTGTTGTTAAAAGACAAATCTTGCCTGTTTTCCATCTGAGCATTGTTGTGGCAATTTTTGTGTGTGCCCCATTCTCTTACATGAAACAATAATATTCTAGTACTAGCCTTGATTCATTTGCTATTAAACACCATTGTAGCAACTAAATCAGCAAGTTTCAGGGGGAAAATCTCTTATGTGGGTCAACGCAAAAATTGAATTAACATAAGGCTAGTTCTTTGGCAGCTATTTAATTTGGCGGTCAAGCAAATTTGATTCTTTTTACAGAAATAACTCTTTTTGGTGTTAGATTGGCTTGGATAATGAGTTGTTTTAGGTTTTATGAGTTTAATTATTAGTCTCTCTTCTTTTATCTCTCACTGGTTAAGCAACCAGTAATATTAAGATGACATAAGCTCGCTTTATCGTGGCACTATAATTGGACCTAACTCCCCTATTTATTTTAGACTTGTGGTTAAGATAAATTTGATTTTTTGGTTCAATAAGTCATAAACCAAACCATGGCTTAACATCTTTTTGTTCAAATATTTAGAGCCATAGAGAACGTTTAAATGATAATTAGAGCACATTGCGTTTGTACGGCATAAGATTATATTAGGATCATGTTGTAAGCCACTATTTGCTGATTATGGCATCATTTGTGTGGGAAAAAATCATGTGTACCAATTAGAGCTCTAGAAAATGCCACGAGAAGGCAACTAAAGCTGACTTTTTGATGTCGTTGTATAGGGTACCTCTAACGCTTATAAGCATGAGAGTAGCTTCTCCATGCCGActtctgatacgtccattttgcatcatatttTGATGTTGATATTTATTGTATTATGGATTGTTATTACACTTCATGATGTATTATTATGCCGTTTTCTCTTATTTTGCAAGATtcacacgaagagggagaatgccgacaacTGGATTTCTGGAACAGAAAGAAGCAAATCTGAgatacctattctacacaactccaaatgtcctgaaactttacgaataattattttggaatatataaaaaatattgggtgaaTAAATACcaagaggggacccaccaggtggccacaagcctaggGACGCACCCTACCCCCAGGGTGCACCCCATGAGTTTGTGGGCCGCTTGGCCatcctccggtgcccatcttctgctatatgaagggttttgacctagaaaaaaaataaagagaagactttcgggatgaagcgtcgcagtctcgaggcggaacttgggcagaagcaatctaggtCTTCGGctgagcgattccgccggggaaacttctctccgggaggggaaaatcgaagccatcgtcatcaccaacgatcctctcatcatgggaggaccaatcttcatcaacatcttcaccagcaccatctctcatctcaaaccctagttcatctcttgtattcaatatttgtctcaaaaccttagattggtaaCTGTGGGTTgccagtagtgttgattactccttgtagttgatgctagttggtttatttggtgaaagatcaTTTGTCCATATCCTTAAtgatatttaatacccctctgatcatgaacatgaacatgctttgtgagtagttacttttgttcccgTGGACATGGGAAAAGTCTTGTTACAAGTAATCATGTGATTTCGGTAtccgtttgatattttgatgagatgtatgttgtctttcctctagtgatgttatgtgaacatcgagtacatgacacttcaccatggtttgggcctaggggaaggaattgggaagtagcaagtagatgatgggttgctagagtgatagaagcttacaccatagtttatgtgttgcttcataaggggctgatttgaatccacatgtttaatgctatggttagatttatcttaattcttctttcgtagttgcggatgcttgtgagaggggttaatcataagtgggaggcttgtccaagtaaggacaacacccaagcaccggtctaccaacatataaaattatcaaagtaacgaacgtgaatcatatgagcatgatgaaaactaactttatgataattcccatgtgtcctcgggagcgttgttctttatataagagttcgtccaggcttgtcctttgctataaaatgGATTGAGCCACCTTGCTTCACTtttgttacacttgttacttgttacccgttacgaattaccttgctaccaaactatcctttaccgataatttcagtgcttgcagagaacaccttgctgaaaatcgcttgtcattttcttccgctcctcgttgggttcgacactcttacttatcgaaaggactacgattgatcccctatacttgtgggtcatcagcttCCTACTTGAGAGTAGTTATTTGAAGATTTTAGAGTAAATGAAAAAAAATGTACTATCACAACTGGAGAGTCAAACCACCTGTGTTACTAAATGGTCTCACTGTTTTAGCATGTCAATCTTTCATTTCACATTTGCTTATGATAGCTTAGCCTGTAACAAAACTATTGGACTTCACTGGATCTTCTTTTTTCATTAGCACATTTGTATCATCTAGCCAATGCAATGTATCCCATAATGTTCAACCAAATATACTTCTCCACTCATCCAACATGTGTACTCTGTTGTTCTTATAGTTTTTAAGCAGTAACAACAATTGTACAAATCAAGAGAAATTGCACAGGCGTGGCGTTTCGCCGTGGCTTCGCCCGCTAGTTAATGCTAAGTGAGCTCTGATTTGAGAATGGTTGGCTTTCCTGTCCATTAAATATTCAGAGTTGCCTGATGACCTTTTTGCTATGATGGGCAATTCATTTGATCAAACATAGTTCAACCACAAGTGACCGCCACTTCTAATAAATCCCTAACCATGTATTTTTTAGAAAAGAAAAATTCCTAAAAAATTTACATCTTTTTTCAAAGAACAAAATCCCTTACTTTTGCCGTGTGCCCATTACAAATTCCTAAAAGTTGCCATGTTCTTTAGAGAACCAATTTTTAAAATCTGTCATGTGCAATTTCATTACAGGGTGCAAGGCAGTTAAATAATTTttagaccatggcaattttattATTTAGGCCATGTTGTTTTATTGTATATAGAATGTCACTTTCATTATGTAGACCATGGTAGCTTTATTGATTAGACCATGGCAATTATATTATTTATACCATGGTGTTTTTATTGTAGACATCATGGGACTTTTCATTAATTGGACCATGTTTAGACTATGGTTTTTTATTATAGGTAGCATGGCAATATTCTTTTTAAGATCATGGTAGTTTTATGTAGATACCATGACATTTTTATGGCAAATTTACTATTAGACCATGGTAGTTTTATGATAGGTAGCATGAAACTTTTATTGTttagaccatggcaatttttaTTGTTACTCCATGGCATTTCTATTAATTAGAATTTGGTAGTTTTGTTGAAGGTAGTGTGACAATTTTTTATATctttttcagagtttattttttATCATGTTAATTTTGTTACATGTGACAATTCCGATTGAAACTCCGTCATATGAAAATTCTAGATGTGACAAATCACATGACAAATTCAAAACATAGAAAGttcagatttttttttcaaattataTGGCAAGTAGTGAACCATGGCAATATGAACACtgttttttttttggaatttcaAAATTGTCATGTGATCTTTACATACATTTTCAAAATTTGTCATGTTTATAGTAAACAATTTTTCCTTAAACTTTGCCATGTGAAtcattttttacttttttttggAAACTCCCTGCCTTTGATTTTAACAGGAATTTGATTGTTTTTCCTTCATGTTTGCCTATcattagtacaaatatttttctAAAATTTTGCCATGCggcctttttatttttttaattgtTTGTGCTCAAAGAGAATGATGATTGGGCCTAGAGGCCTGGAAAAAGGCTTGTCCTGCAAAACGTTCGCTGGGGAGATGTTTTCTGCAGCGAACCAAAACGTTCGCTGAGGGTTGCTTCTTTTCTGTAGCAAACCAAAACGTTCGCTGAGGGTTTTGCTTTTGCCAGTGATCGAATCGGTTCACATTGTCCTTCCCTGTGGGGAGCAACAACCAGATATTCAAGTCCTTCAAAAAAGGTTGAAACACTTGGCCGAGTTAATGACTTGCCCAATGGACAAAGCATAAGTGTTTTCCTGTTTGCCTACCATGTTAAAGTCACCGACAACTAACCATGGTCCCACGTGGAGATGACAGCCATCTCTCATAGTCCCTTTGGTCTTTTTAGTCTGTATATAAGTTTTGTCCGAAATCAAGtcatctctactttgaccaaacttataaaAAATATTGTTAGATTCATTATGAAATGTATTTTCATAGTATATATATTTAGTATCgcagatgttgatattttttaatatatatttgatcaaactttacaaagtttgccTTGACACAAATCTACTATGCGAAGTAAAAAAGGCCGGAGTGAGTATCTCTTGCAGAAAAATGATCTTATCCTTATCCACTTGGGGCGGTGATCCACGGTCAAGGCCCATCCTCTTGCACTCGCAGTTGCTCAAGTTGGTGCGTCGTGAGGCGGACCGGTTACACGCACGCTGTAGCCCAAGTTGCTTGTTCCGGTGGTCCCTGCAAATCCCCAATGTCACAACGTATCAATCAAATTAGATAAGAGGGAAGCATAGTCTTTAGCCTGGTAAATGTAGGGCACCACTTCAAATCCCTGTCGAAAGTGCAAAAGAGCCAGATCATATTAGGAACCTGTTGACCTTGGAAGTACAAAGTGCAATGTGCCCTGTGTGTGAAGTATGTCACGAGTGACGTAATCGTGACTTGTGATGACGGATGTGGTTGCTGCACCAGAAATGATGAAGCAAAAAACTATGATACAGCAGTTAAGAACAACATTCAAAAAAACATGTTCGGAATTAAGAAAGAAGCAGTTGCGAGCAAACCCGGTCCTAGTCAGCGAACAAACCCTTCGAGAAATACTCGTGCTGTTGCCACGGTCATGTCCATGCTGAGGACCGGCGTCTGGACAACGGCCGGCTGCAATATTGCAAACACGCAAAGCCGCAGAAATCTTTAAAGAAAGGGAGAGGAACCAAACCCGGCCTATGCTCCTTCTCCTTGTGACCTGGAGCCGCTTAATTTGAACTGTCCCTTGTCAACTAGCCGGGGTAGCTAGCTAGCTCGATGTTGACATCGCCAACGTACTTCCATGCCGTATTGTGATGGTCCACGGCACGTAGCGCAGACCGCGTCCATGTGAAAGTGGAACGGTAGCGAGGCCAGAAAAGGTCAGCCGGCCACCAACCAAGCCCGGGCCGCGTCTGACCACGTACTGGTCGCTGGTTCAAACGCACATGACAATTCAACAGCAAATCTCAATATCCAAATGCCATCCCACGAACCTACCGCGCGCCCCGCAACCGGCCTCGCTTAGGCGCTTGCTTCTATTTAAAGGGCATGGCAGCAGACACCACAGCAACCCAAACCCCGCTAAGCATCAGCATTCAGCAGCACCAGCCTTCTACCTCCTCTGCTTTGCATTCCGCCTTCCAGTTCCAATTCCAACCGCAATCAATGGCTGCCATGAAGATCGCCCTCCTTGCCGTGGCCGCGATGGCCGTCTTGCTAGGCACCGCGTCAGCGGTAACCTACAACGTCGGCGATCAGGGCGGTTGGACCCTCAGCACCGACTACAGCAGCTGGGTGTCCGGCAAGAAGTTCAACGTGGGTGATGAGATCGTCTTCAAGTACTCGACCCCAACGCACGACGTGGTCGAGGTCAGCAAGGCCGGCTACGACTCCTGCAGCATCGACGGCGCCATCAACACCTTGGCCTCCGGCAACGACGTCATCACCCTCAACGCCACCGGCACCCGGTACTTCATCTGTGGCGTCCCTAACCATTGcagccccaccgccgccgccagcaTGAAGGTCGTGATCAACGTCGCCTCgggctcctcctcgccgtcgtcaCCCATGCCAGCTGCAGGTCCTGGCGCGAGCAACTCTCCCCCGGCGCCGCCCTCCAACGCCGCTACCTCCGTCGGTGCCACAGCAGGATTTGGCCTCGTCGCCCTACTGGCGGCCGGTCTCATGGCTTGAACGCATATATTGATCAGCTGCCGCGCGCACATACGAGCTTTTATATTGTTAACTACTATACTGTAGTTATTATCACGGGTGAATACATGTATTCTTTTTTAGAGCGAGAATGTGATAGTTACTTGTATCTATCACGTCTATATGTAATCTGCAGGCCTTCATGTCTTTTTATATAATGATTCTAGACTATTATTTTATAAGGGTGCGTCAGTGCATGCGCAGCAGTACCAATAGTCTTCTAACTAAAAAGAAAGAATCAATAGTCCTCTCAATTTTATCCAACCATCGACCCAAAATAATAGGTACACCTTTAGAAGCGAGAACTCAAGTGCCAATCTGCACACGAGCACAAATGCTCTGGTTAATTATTGAGAAAAGTCCATTTTTGGTCCCTCAATTCTTCGGTCCGCTCATTTTTGATTCTTCAACTCTAAAACCGGACAGATTGAACCAGCCATTTTTCGTCCCTGCGAGGTTTCGCTGCCGAGTCAACTCGGTTTTGACCACGACGTGAACAGTGCTCTgttgaacagtaaattcaaaaaatatagcaaaacaaaattaaaaaaatctgaaattttatGACATCGAAGATACTCAGAAGATGCGCAAGGTGTGTGCCAATTTTTGTCATGTTTGGAAGTTCGAGAAGCTCGCGGCAAAAAAGCCAAAAGTAAATCTACTCTATGATGAACAGTAAattaaaaaaatagcaaaaaaatctgaatttttttggCATCAAAGATGCTCAGGTGCGCAAGGTGTGTGCAAAATTTCGTGCTAAAATGACATCCGAGGAGCTCGtggaaaaaaaactaaaatagcGT
This genomic window from Aegilops tauschii subsp. strangulata cultivar AL8/78 chromosome 4, Aet v6.0, whole genome shotgun sequence contains:
- the LOC109779086 gene encoding blue copper protein 1a produces the protein MAADTTATQTPLSISIQQHQPSTSSALHSAFQFQFQPQSMAAMKIALLAVAAMAVLLGTASAVTYNVGDQGGWTLSTDYSSWVSGKKFNVGDEIVFKYSTPTHDVVEVSKAGYDSCSIDGAINTLASGNDVITLNATGTRYFICGVPNHCSPTAAASMKVVINVASGSSSPSSPMPAAGPGASNSPPAPPSNAATSVGATAGFGLVALLAAGLMA